A stretch of DNA from Sphingomonas sp. SORGH_AS_0879:
CGCCTGATAGAGCGAATCGCCCAGCGCATCGAGGTCGGGCATGAAGATCGCCGGAATCACCGCATGCTCGATCGCCAGCGGTTCATCGCCCGCCAGGCGGACACGGCCGAGCCGGGCGACGCGGGTATCGGGAGCCACTCCCACCGCCGCGGCTTCCTCTTCGGTCGCCAGGGCGTAGGATTTGTAGATCCATACCACGCCGGGGTCCTGCCCGCGCGACCGGGTGTCGTCGGTAAAGCTGTTCAGCTTCGCCCCCGGCGCTTCGATCCGTCGCGCGACGAAGGTCCCCGAACCCTGCCTGCTGATCAGCACGCCTTCGTCGATCAACTGCTTGATGCCCTTGCGGACGGTGACGCGCGACAGGCCCACCATTTCGCTGAGTTCCCGTTCGGAGGGCAGCGCACTTCCCGGATCGATCCCCCCGCCGTCGATATGCTCGCGCAGGCTCTGGGCGAGTTGCAGGTACAAGGGCGTCGCTTCGTCGCTCCGCGTCCAGGCGATATCGCGCATCGTCACGCCTCCCGCGCGTCCAGCGTTTGCAGGGCGTCGCGCAGGCTGCCTTGGTGCGCGTCGAGCAGCGCCCTCGCCTCGTCCAGGGGCAAGCCCATGGCGACCAGCACGCCACACCTTATGTCGTTCTCCGCAACGTCGAGCGCATGGATCGCCACCTCGGCATCCACGTCGGCCAGTTCCTGGACCATGCGGCGAGCGCGTCGAAGGAGCTTGGCATTGGATACGCGCATGGCCACCATCCGTCCGCGATAGACGAACCCCAGGCGCAGCATGAGGGCGGTGGACAACAGGTTCAGCACCGCCTTTTGCGCGGTTCCCGCCTTCATGCGGGTCGATCCCGCCAGAACTTCGCTGCCCGTATCGGCCAGCACATGATGCTCCGCCTGTTCGATCAGGGCCGTCCCCGGATTGTTGGCGATCCCGATCGTCAGCGCACCGAGCGCCCTGGCGTGCCGAACCGCGGCCACGGTGTAAGGCGTCTGTCCGCTCGCCGCGACACCGATGACGACATCGGACGGCGTGATCGCGCAGGCGTCGATATCGGCCCGCGCCGCCTCGACATTGTCCTCCGCCCCTTCATACGCCTCCGTCAGCGCGCCGAAGCCGCCCGCCATCAGGAAGACCAGGCGCTTCATCGGCCAGCAGAATGTGGGGTTCAGCTCGGTACCGTCCTGCACGGCGAGCCGCCCCGATGTGCCCGCGCCGACATAGATCAGGCGTCCGTCCTGGCCCAGCCGCGCCGCCGCCGCTTCGGCAGCCCGCGCGATCGCGGCCGTCTGCGACTGGATGGCGGCGATGGCGGCCATCTGCCCTTCCAGCATCGCTTCGACCGCCGATTCCGTCGGCCATTGGTCAAGGTCCAGATACCGGGCGTCGAGCGTTTCGGTATTCATCATAGCGTTGATCCCACTGGGAGCGTCGATGCAGAGCGGCCCGCTGGCGCGGCGCAGACCAGGAACGCCAAGGCCGTTCCTATGCAAAGCTGGAAAGGAAAGGATAGCCCGGTGAGCGCGAGCGGCAGGTCGATGGCCCGGGCAATCGCCGGTTGCAGCAGGATGATCGTCACGAAGCCGATCAACAGCGCCGCGATGGCCGAGCCGGTCGTGCCGCGCGTGGTGAACAACGCCGTGAAATACACGCCGAGCAGACCCGCATAGCTGAACACCATCACCTGCAACGCGAATTCGAGGAGGCCCATCGAACTGTGGCGCTGCCAGTAGAAGGAAAGGACGGCCATCAGGAACATCGCAAAGCCGATGATGCCCATGCCCGCACGCCCGGCCTGAACGAAATGATGCTCATCCACGGGCCCACGCCGGTCGCGCCAGGGGCGATAGAAGTCCTGCACCAGGACCGACGACATCGCGTTGAGCGCCGAATTGGTGGTCGCCACCGCCGCCGCGCAGATGCCGATCGTCACCAGGCCGCGCAGGCCGCCGGGCAATTGGGTCAGGATATAGTGCATGAAGATGCTGATCTTCTGCCCCTCGAACCTGCTGGCCGCGACGGCGCCCGAACCGCCCATAAGGTCGGGACGGTCATAGAAGACGTACAGCAACAGGCCGATGACCATGAACATGCCGACGGTCGGCACGGTCGCCAGTACGGACAAATAAAGGCTGCGCGCCCCCGTCCTCGCGTCCCGGCACGACAGCAGGCGCTGCGTGGTGTCCTGATCCATGCCCGCATTGGCGATGTACAGCAGCGCGAGGCCCGTGACGATCGCCAGCACCGAAAAGGGCCGCGACAGGTCGAGCGAGAAGTCGAACAGCCGCAGCTTGTCCACGCCCTGCGGCGTATGCGCCAGCGCCTCCAGTATCTGGCCATTCGAGGCCGGGATCGACAGGCGCAGGAACACCAGCACCGCGATCGCCGAGCCGACATAGACGACGAACTGGATCAGGTCGTTCCACAATACCGACTTCAGACCGCCAACGAAGGTGAACGCCACGCTCGCCACGACCAGCGCGGCGGCGGCGAAGATGATGCCCTGCACACCCACGCCCCCCGTGACGACCATCGCCAGCGCGATGGCGGCGAGATACACGCGCGCACCACCGGCAAAGACCCGTCCCACCAGGAACATTCCCCCCGCCCAGCGGGTCGCCCGCTCGCTGAAACGCAAGGTCAGCAACTCATAGGCGGTGGTGGCGCGGATCGCGTAGAAACGCGGGATCAGGACATGCGCCACGAAGATCGCGCCGATCAGGCCCCCGCAAATATTGCCGCTGAGATAGGTGAGGTTGCCGTGATAACCATAGTCCGGCCCTCCCAGGAAGGTCGCGGCCGACTGCGTCGCGGACAGCACCGAAAGCGCGGCGAGCCACGCCGGCACGGTGCCGCCCGCCAGGAAATATTCGCGCGCCGACGTGGTCTGGCGCGGCGTCAATATCCATCCGCCCACGACCAGCACCAGCAGATAGCCCGCGATCACCAGCCAGTCGGCCATGGAAAAGGGCAACGTCATCGAAGCATACTCCGATCGCCCGGAACCGAACGTCCACGGGCATGGGGCGAATGCGCCCGGCCCGCGGATCGGGCCGGACGCCATGGCAAGGCTATCCGATCACAGATGCGCGGTCAGCGAGAAGCCGATCGTCCGCCCCAATATGTCGTAGGTGTCGGGGAAGGTGTTGAAGACACCGCCGGTCGACACGCGCGGCGGGGTCTTGTCGAACAGGTTGTAGACGCCCGCGCTCATCGTGACGACATCGGTGAAATCGTACGATGCCGACAGGTCGAAGATATCCTGCGCCGGAAGCGTCTCGGTCGACCCGACCGTGCTCGACCGGACCTTGCCGATACGCTGCCAGTCGAACTGGATCACGCCCTTGTCGAGCAGCCAGCCGAGCCCGGCAGTGTGGCGATAATCCGGCTGGACCAAGGTCGTACCGTCGCTCGAACAGGTCGCACCGAACGTGCCCTTGCACTGCACCGCCGACACGGTCGGGTTCGCCTGGATCAGATAGGAGGTGACGATGTTGCCCTGATAGCTCGCACGCACCCCCTTGCCCGGCAGCCAGTCCGCCCGCAGCGTATAGGCCGCCGAGATGTCGAAGCCGCGTTGCAGCAGACGGCCCAGATTCTGGTTGTTGACGAACGCATCGGCGAAGGTGCCGTTCGCGTTGCGCGTGACCAGCGCGCACAGCGGATTGCTCGCGCTCGGATTGGTGATGTAGCAGCTCGTGATCGCCGCGATCGGCTGGATCACGCCGACCGCCCCGCGCAGGTCGAGGTTATAATAGTCGACCGTCACGTTCAGGCCCGGCAGGAAGGTCGGCGTGAACACCGCACCCGCCGTCGTCGTATAGCCCGTCTCCGGCTTGATGTCGGGATTGCCGCCATAATAATAGTTGCCGGTCAGATAGCCGGGGGCGGTGGAATTGGCCGAGCCGACCGCCGGAGCACCGAACCGCGCGCATTGCGCCGCATTGCCGGTACCGATCACGCAAGGATCGCCGCCATAGCGCGGCTTCAGGCGATCGACCGTGACCAGACTGTTGAGCGGCAGCGAGGAAGTTGCTGGCGGCGAACTCCCCGAAATTGGGCGTCCGCAACACCCGTTGATAGGTGCCGCGCAGCCGCAGGTTGCGGTCGACTTCCCAATTGCCTTCGACCTTCCACGTGCCGTGCGTGCCGAACAGGTTATAGTCCGACAGGCGATAGGCGCCCCCCACGTCCAACTTGCGGATCAGCGGCGTGTCGTGGATCAGCGGGACGAGGACTTCGCCATAGAGTTCGATGACGTCGAACGCCCCGCGATAGGCGGCCTGCACGCCCTGGCGATAGGTGTTGCCGGACAGCAGCGCGCTGTCCTGATTGATGCTCGCCGTTTCGCGCCGATACTCGACGCCGCCTGCAAAACCGATGGGACCTGCGGGCAGGGAAAACAGATCGGCCAGCGTGCCGCTCAGCGTCCCCGCCGTGACGAACTGGTCGCGCTTGCGAATGAAGCCGTCGATCGTGCTGCCCAGCGCGGCGGCGAGGCCGGGCCGGTTGGGGCCGAAGATGTTCACCGAATTGACGATCGACGCGAAATTGTTGGCGCCGGCCGCGTTGGCGACGAGGCCGTCGCCCGAGATCAGGGACGATTCGGTCGAACGGCCATATTGCGCATAGACGTTCCACCGCACCGCATCGGTCAACGGCCCACGCAGCCCCGACTGGACCTGCAAGGTGTTGCGCTCGGTCGCATAGGTGATCAGGCCCAGCTCGGCGAGAGAACGCGACACGTTCACCTGCGCGGTGCCGTTCACGAAGGTCAACTGGTTGCGGATCGCGTCGGTCAGAAACGGATTGGTCGCGCTGATCGCGACATTACGGTTGACCGAGGCGGGCGCCGCACCGGGAGTGCCCGTCTCCTCGGTCCGGGCATTGGTATACATGGCCCGGCCATAGAGCTCGACCTGCGGCGTAATCTCATACTTGTAGAGCGCCGCCACATTGATGCGCTTGAGCGGTGAGATCAGCGGATAGCTGGCCGAGATGTTCGATGTGGGCGAAGGACTGGTCGTGAACGCGCCATCGTCGGTGAAGCCGAAGCGGCGACCGCTCGCGACATCGGTAAAGACGCCGCCGATGCTCGGGATGGTCTGGTTGGGCGTCGCGGCCCAGTCGCGCTGTCCGGCGCGCACCCCGTCCCGCTGCGTATAGTCCGCCGCGATCACCAGGTTGCCACGATCACCGATGCCGGTGCCCAGCATCAGCGAGCCGCCATATTGCGCGCCGCCCTGGACCGACAACCGGCTGGTTGCGGTGCCGCGAATGCCCTCATACTCGTCGTTGAGGATGAAGTTCACGACGCCCGCCACGGCATCCGCGCCGTAAACCGCCGCCGCGCCGCCGGTCAGCACGTCGACACGCTTGATGAGCGAGGCGGGAATCGCATTGACGTCGACCGAGTTGCGGAAGCTGAACGGCGCCGCACGCGTGCCGTCGATCAGCACCAGCGAGCGGCTTTGGCCGAAATTGCGCAGTTCGAGGACCTGGGCGCCGAACGCATCGCTGCCCTGCGAGCCCTGACGCACGCCGCCCGACAATTGCGGAATGGCGGTGGAGAAATCCTCGATCGTCAGGGCGGAGCGAAGCTTGATCTGCTCCTCGCTGGTCGAGGCGACCGGGCTGCTGGAGGTCAGGCCGGGAACGGGAATGCGCGTGCCCGTCACCACGACCTCGTCACCGGTCGTCGAAGCGTCCTGGGGCGCGGGGGTAGCCGACGTCGCCGGACCGGTCTGCGCCAGCGCGACGCCGGGTGCCTGGATCAGGGCGACGGCCAGTGCGGCTGCGGCTACGCTCTGTCGGTATGACGTCATGATCATCAAAGTCCCTCCCTGATATGCCCCAACCTGGTCCGCCGATCATGGAACATGTCGCACGACGGGCCCGGAAACCCGCTCCGATCATGCATACCAGTCACCAACATGTAAAGATATGGTATCATCATTTGGTATTACTCACGGGATACCATAGCTGCCCGCCCGTCAGCGGCGCGGCAACGCCGGTCGTGCCCGGGAAGGTCAGCGGCAGGCCCTGCAGGCTGCGCGCGGCGAGGAACGCCATCGCCTCGGCCTCGATGAAATCGCTGCGCAAGCCGATGTCGTCCGCCGTCCGGCAGGTCCCGAGTCGATCGCGCAGCGCCGCCATCAGCGCCGGATTATGGCTGCCCCCGCCGCATATGATCCAGCATTCTGGCGGGGCGGGCAGCATGCGGGCCGTCAGGGCGACAGCCTCGGCCGTGAAAGCGGTGAGCGTCGCGGCGGCGTCTTCCAGCGAACAGGCCGCCGCCCAGTCGATCGGAAAGTCGTAGCGATCGAGCGATTTCGCCCCCTCCCCACGGAAATAGTCGTGTGCCAGAAGGCGGGCCAGAACCTCCGTATCGACGCTGCCCGCCGCCGCGAACCGGCCACCATCGTCGTAACGGCCCGCGCCATGTGCCTGGACGACCTGATCGATCAGGCCGTTGCCCGGCCCCGTATCGAACGCGACCAGCGTGCCGTCCGCACCGATCCAGGTCAGGTTCGCCACACCACCGACGTTGAGGAACGCGACCGGTCGCGTCAGCCCGAGATAGTCGGCGAGCGCGGCGTGATAGACCGGCACCAGCGGGGCCCCCTGCCCGCCCGCGCGCAAATCGTCCTGCCGCATCTGCGCCACCACCGGCAAGCCCAGGGCATCCGCCAGCATCCGGGGATCGCCGATCTGGACGGACAAGCCCCGCTCTGGCCGATGAAGCAACGTCTGGCCGTGAAAGCCGATCAATGCCGGGCGGCACCCGGCCTCGGCAATGACCCGTTCACCAACCTCGACATGCAGCCGCACGATGAGGTCGGATGCGGGATCGAACGACGACGGCACCGCGCCATAGCCGTTCCACGCCAGAGCATCGCGGGTCGCCTGCTCGATGATCGTGCGTTCGGCACTCGTAAACGGGATGATCGCCGTGGGGCCGAACGCCTTGACCCGCTCACCATCGGTTTCGATCATCGCGACATCGACACCGTCGAGCGACGTCCCGCTCATATAGCCCATCACCAGCATCAGCGCGACGGGTCCCAGGTGCAGACGATCAGGCTGGCATCGTCGTGCCGCTTCACACGGACATGACGCAGCAGCGAATCCGGCTCGCTCTCGATATCGCGCAATCGTGCAAGCCAGGCGGCCCCATCCTCCGACGTGGCGATCGCCAGCAGATCGGCAGGCGTCGCCGTCCCGAACAGCTCGACAAGCCGCAGGAACCCGTCACTGGCGATGGCGAAGCGCTGACCGGGACGGAGCGGCACCGTCGCCTGCCAGACATGGTCCGCCGCGGCGGGCTCGGTGCCGAGCACCCAATAGCCGCCCTCACGATTTTTGAGACGGCGATTGTCGCTCAGGCCCGGCAACAGGCGAAGCTTCAAGGCATCATTATCGATCGAGGGATCTTCCTCGCGGATCGCCTTGACCGCAGCAAGGGTCCGCGCCTCGACAGCATCGAGCGCATAGGTGCCGAACAATCGCGCAGTCCCCGCATCGTCCACCGTCACCACGCGACAGTCGGCGAGCGCCGTGATCTCGGCAACGTCGCCCTGCCGGCGGATCATGGCAAAGGCCGCCGAGGGTAGCTCATGCGTGCCGTCGGCGGCGCGGCGCTGGGCATCCGCGAGCGCGGCAGCACAGCGCGTCATGACCAGGCGCAACATCTCGATCGTGGATCGATCCGGATCTTCCGCCAGCGCTTCGGCGATCAGCCGGCTGGCGGTATGCGCGAACCAGGCCGCGTCACTCGGGGCGTCCAGCAGAGATGGACCGACGCCCGTAGCCCCGTCGATCACCCAGGCCGCGTCGCCATGATGGCCGACCGCATCCTCGTTCACCATGCTCCCGCCATCGGAGAGTGCGACATCGATCCTCAGCATTCCATGCTCCCGATCCGCTCTTCATGCGATGGGACATGCTACGCCGATGCTCGCAGACATGCAAACCAATAGCATGCCACTTGCGTCATTCGGCATAGTGGTATTTATTCGGGTTATGACGTTCCCTCGGCGCACCATGACCGACACCGCAACGTTGCTCGCCCGGCTGCGTGCCGCCGTCGGCCGCCGCCACGTCCTGACCACGGCGCGTGCCACCGCCCGTTTCCGCAAAGGCTATCGCACCGGCGGGGGACCGGCGATCGCTGTGGTACGACCGGGCAGTCTGGTCGAGATGTGGCGCGTCGCACAGGCCTGCGTCGCCGCCGATGTCTCGATCCTCCTGCAAGCGTCGAACACCGGGCTGACCGGCGGCTCCACGCCAGACGGCGATGATTATCCAGGCGGCCTCGTCATCATCAGCACCACGCGATTGTCGCGGCTGACCGTGATTCGAGAGGGCGAGCAGGTGGTGTGCCTGCCCGGCGCGACCCTGTACGAGCTCGAACAGGCCTTGCGACCTTATGGACGAGAGCCGCATTCGGTGATCGGGTCATCCTGTTTCGGGGCGTCGGTCGTCGGCGGCATCTGCAACAATTCGGGCGGTTCGCTGATCCGGCGCGGGCCCGCCTTATACCCAGTTGGCCCTGTTCGCCGCCGTCGAGCCCGATGGCACCCTGACCCTGGTCAATCATCTGGGCATCGCGCTGGGCGACGATCCGGAGACG
This window harbors:
- a CDS encoding N-acetylmuramic acid 6-phosphate etherase, whose product is MNTETLDARYLDLDQWPTESAVEAMLEGQMAAIAAIQSQTAAIARAAEAAAARLGQDGRLIYVGAGTSGRLAVQDGTELNPTFCWPMKRLVFLMAGGFGALTEAYEGAEDNVEAARADIDACAITPSDVVIGVAASGQTPYTVAAVRHARALGALTIGIANNPGTALIEQAEHHVLADTGSEVLAGSTRMKAGTAQKAVLNLLSTALMLRLGFVYRGRMVAMRVSNAKLLRRARRMVQELADVDAEVAIHALDVAENDIRCGVLVAMGLPLDEARALLDAHQGSLRDALQTLDAREA
- a CDS encoding protein phosphatase 2C domain-containing protein — translated: MLRIDVALSDGGSMVNEDAVGHHGDAAWVIDGATGVGPSLLDAPSDAAWFAHTASRLIAEALAEDPDRSTIEMLRLVMTRCAAALADAQRRAADGTHELPSAAFAMIRRQGDVAEITALADCRVVTVDDAGTARLFGTYALDAVEARTLAAVKAIREEDPSIDNDALKLRLLPGLSDNRRLKNREGGYWVLGTEPAAADHVWQATVPLRPGQRFAIASDGFLRLVELFGTATPADLLAIATSEDGAAWLARLRDIESEPDSLLRHVRVKRHDDASLIVCTWDPSR
- a CDS encoding sodium:solute symporter; the encoded protein is MADWLVIAGYLLVLVVGGWILTPRQTTSAREYFLAGGTVPAWLAALSVLSATQSAATFLGGPDYGYHGNLTYLSGNICGGLIGAIFVAHVLIPRFYAIRATTAYELLTLRFSERATRWAGGMFLVGRVFAGGARVYLAAIALAMVVTGGVGVQGIIFAAAALVVASVAFTFVGGLKSVLWNDLIQFVVYVGSAIAVLVFLRLSIPASNGQILEALAHTPQGVDKLRLFDFSLDLSRPFSVLAIVTGLALLYIANAGMDQDTTQRLLSCRDARTGARSLYLSVLATVPTVGMFMVIGLLLYVFYDRPDLMGGSGAVAASRFEGQKISIFMHYILTQLPGGLRGLVTIGICAAAVATTNSALNAMSSVLVQDFYRPWRDRRGPVDEHHFVQAGRAGMGIIGFAMFLMAVLSFYWQRHSSMGLLEFALQVMVFSYAGLLGVYFTALFTTRGTTGSAIAALLIGFVTIILLQPAIARAIDLPLALTGLSFPFQLCIGTALAFLVCAAPAGRSASTLPVGSTL
- a CDS encoding TonB-dependent receptor; protein product: MIGTGNAAQCARFGAPAVGSANSTAPGYLTGNYYYGGNPDIKPETGYTTTAGAVFTPTFLPGLNVTVDYYNLDLRGAVGVIQPIAAITSCYITNPSASNPLCALVTRNANGTFADAFVNNQNLGRLLQRGFDISAAYTLRADWLPGKGVRASYQGNIVTSYLIQANPTVSAVQCKGTFGATCSSDGTTLVQPDYRHTAGLGWLLDKGVIQFDWQRIGKVRSSTVGSTETLPAQDIFDLSASYDFTDVVTMSAGVYNLFDKTPPRVSTGGVFNTFPDTYDILGRTIGFSLTAHL
- a CDS encoding GntR family transcriptional regulator, which codes for MRDIAWTRSDEATPLYLQLAQSLREHIDGGGIDPGSALPSERELSEMVGLSRVTVRKGIKQLIDEGVLISRQGSGTFVARRIEAPGAKLNSFTDDTRSRGQDPGVVWIYKSYALATEEEAAAVGVAPDTRVARLGRVRLAGDEPLAIEHAVIPAIFMPDLDALGDSLYQALEVHGFRPTSGTQRVRASLATQTEAGILNVRQNSEVLRIERCTRIPDGRIVEFTRSVYRGDRYEFVTDLNVV
- a CDS encoding anhydro-N-acetylmuramic acid kinase produces the protein MLVMGYMSGTSLDGVDVAMIETDGERVKAFGPTAIIPFTSAERTIIEQATRDALAWNGYGAVPSSFDPASDLIVRLHVEVGERVIAEAGCRPALIGFHGQTLLHRPERGLSVQIGDPRMLADALGLPVVAQMRQDDLRAGGQGAPLVPVYHAALADYLGLTRPVAFLNVGGVANLTWIGADGTLVAFDTGPGNGLIDQVVQAHGAGRYDDGGRFAAAGSVDTEVLARLLAHDYFRGEGAKSLDRYDFPIDWAAACSLEDAAATLTAFTAEAVALTARMLPAPPECWIICGGGSHNPALMAALRDRLGTCRTADDIGLRSDFIEAEAMAFLAARSLQGLPLTFPGTTGVAAPLTGGQLWYPVSNTK